The following are encoded in a window of Deinococcus radiopugnans ATCC 19172 genomic DNA:
- a CDS encoding IS3 family transposase (programmed frameshift), producing the protein MTHRRIHSAEFKRDAVQLARTGGNLSHTARELGLNASLLRKWLTAEQEQGDAAFPGQGKQHLTPEQQEIRRLRKENEILRQEREILKKAGSLLRQGNHTLRYRFITDHRPQYRLDIMCRVLEVSVSGYHSWRRRPVSNQQQWDALLQQRIQEIHQCRKGRYGAPRIHAELRAEGVQVSRKRVARLMRAGGLRAKGKRRWVRTTDSAHPFPVCPNLLDREFNVQQPNAVWASDLTFVPTREGWLYLAVTLDLHSRAVVGYAMDAQMPATLPLAALQMAVQRRCPAPGLLHHSDRGSQYASRMFQEELARLRAKGSMSRKGDCWDNAVVESFFSSLKRELFEDTIFENRTVARQAIFEYIEVFYNRQRRHSTLGYLTPHEFERQAKAA; encoded by the exons ATGACCCACCGCAGAATCCATTCCGCCGAGTTCAAGCGAGACGCCGTTCAGCTCGCCCGAACGGGCGGCAACCTCTCCCACACTGCCCGCGAACTGGGCCTGAATGCCTCACTGCTCCGCAAGTGGCTGACGGCCGAACAGGAACAGGGCGATGCTGCTTTCCCTGGCCAGGGAAAGCAGCATCTGACCCCAGAGCAACAGGAGATCCGACGGCTCCGCAAAGAAAATGAAATCCTGCGCCAGGAGCGGGAAATTTTAAAAAAAGCCG GCAGCCTTCTTCGCCAGGGAAACCACACGCTGAGATACCGCTTCATCACCGATCACCGTCCGCAGTACCGCCTGGACATAATGTGTCGGGTGCTGGAGGTCTCGGTGAGCGGGTACCACAGCTGGCGAAGAAGGCCTGTCTCCAACCAACAGCAATGGGATGCGCTGCTCCAGCAGCGCATCCAGGAGATTCACCAGTGCCGCAAAGGGCGCTACGGAGCCCCGCGCATTCATGCCGAACTGCGCGCGGAAGGTGTGCAGGTTTCCAGGAAGCGCGTCGCTCGCTTGATGCGTGCCGGAGGTCTGCGGGCCAAAGGAAAACGGCGCTGGGTGCGCACGACAGACAGTGCCCATCCCTTTCCGGTCTGCCCGAATCTTCTGGACCGTGAGTTCAACGTCCAGCAGCCCAACGCGGTCTGGGCCTCCGATCTCACGTTCGTTCCGACGAGAGAAGGCTGGCTGTACCTGGCGGTGACCCTCGATCTGCATTCACGCGCGGTGGTGGGCTATGCCATGGACGCCCAGATGCCAGCCACGTTGCCACTTGCTGCCCTCCAGATGGCCGTGCAGCGTCGCTGTCCAGCGCCTGGTCTGCTTCATCACAGCGATAGAGGAAGTCAATACGCCAGCCGGATGTTTCAGGAAGAATTGGCCCGCCTGCGGGCCAAAGGGAGTATGAGCAGAAAGGGGGATTGCTGGGACAATGCTGTCGTGGAGAGCTTTTTCAGCTCCCTGAAAAGGGAGCTGTTCGAGGACACCATCTTCGAGAACCGCACCGTTGCCCGGCAGGCCATCTTCGAATACATCGAGGTCTTCTACAACCGACAGCGCCGCCACTCCACCCTGGGCTACTTGACGCCTCACGAGTTTGAACGCCAAGCTAAAGCCGCTTAA
- a CDS encoding helix-turn-helix domain-containing protein, which translates to MKHSEIDRAVAALAELPEASRNLLGPIRSDEQLEFALNAEEQMGRLIGGDARHPLAAVYATLIQHIAEYEAEAYPTPASKPGDMLDFLMDQQGVQQQELATRLGVNQSTVSRLIHGRVAYTTDLIKQLAEIFKVPPTVFLG; encoded by the coding sequence ATGAAACACAGTGAGATCGACCGCGCCGTGGCCGCCCTGGCTGAACTCCCAGAAGCGTCCCGCAACCTGCTGGGGCCCATCAGGAGCGACGAACAGCTGGAGTTTGCCCTCAACGCAGAAGAACAGATGGGCCGCCTGATCGGCGGCGACGCCCGGCACCCACTCGCCGCCGTGTATGCCACCCTGATCCAGCACATCGCCGAGTATGAGGCCGAGGCGTATCCAACCCCGGCCAGCAAGCCGGGTGACATGCTCGACTTTCTGATGGACCAGCAGGGCGTCCAGCAGCAGGAGCTGGCCACACGTCTAGGAGTAAACCAGAGCACGGTGAGCCGACTGATCCACGGGCGCGTGGCCTACACCACGGACCTGATCAAGCAACTGGCTGAAATCTTCAAAGTGCCTCCCACCGTTTTTCTCGGCTGA
- a CDS encoding ParA family protein: MITATVFNHAGGAGKTSLCLNVGHELARQGLRVLLIDCDPQGNMSSWLGVTEVDLSTTIYPVAAEGAALPTPISVHGLHLIPAQVDLAQAEIGITSMPGGQLFLRQALQAVSNQYDVCLIDSPPSLGQLAILGALAADHLIVPMPTRQKGLDALPGLQRATALYRRLRPELTVALYVPTLYDARRTHDRSVLDSLRAYLSPLSEPMPQREAVWLDSTMSGEPVGVYAPGSPVHEDIQRLTAEVVRALGLEVSA; this comes from the coding sequence ATGATCACTGCCACCGTGTTCAACCACGCCGGAGGGGCCGGGAAGACGAGCCTGTGCCTCAACGTCGGCCATGAGCTTGCCCGCCAGGGTCTGCGCGTGCTCCTGATCGACTGCGACCCGCAGGGGAATATGTCCAGCTGGCTGGGCGTGACGGAGGTGGACCTTTCCACTACCATCTACCCGGTGGCCGCTGAGGGGGCCGCACTTCCCACACCGATCAGCGTTCATGGCTTACATCTGATCCCCGCGCAGGTGGACCTCGCCCAGGCCGAGATTGGCATCACCAGCATGCCGGGCGGACAGCTGTTCCTGCGCCAGGCACTGCAGGCGGTCTCCAATCAGTACGACGTGTGCCTGATCGACAGCCCGCCCAGCCTAGGCCAGCTCGCCATCCTGGGAGCCCTGGCCGCCGATCACCTGATCGTGCCGATGCCTACCCGGCAGAAGGGCCTGGATGCCCTGCCCGGCCTGCAGCGGGCCACCGCACTGTACCGCCGCCTGCGCCCGGAGCTGACGGTGGCCCTGTACGTGCCCACTCTGTACGACGCCCGCCGCACACATGACCGATCGGTCCTGGACTCCCTGCGCGCCTATCTCTCCCCACTTAGCGAGCCGATGCCGCAGCGGGAGGCCGTGTGGTTGGACAGCACCATGTCCGGCGAACCGGTGGGGGTCTATGCACCGGGCAGCCCGGTTCACGAGGACATCCAGCGATTGACCGCGGAAGTCGTGCGCGCGCTGGGCCTGGAAGTGTCCGCATGA
- a CDS encoding tyrosine-type recombinase/integrase, translating to MSLELMAANLDLQGRADRVAHLDPDSLKKAALRAARDTDAEGLWALLEAYLVTRGGRGARVSVNTLGAYRTGLDTFLAWAAPAGVSLLRPGPNAGFRYVRHLEGAGLAPSSVRVRLSAGKALYAALRWTGACEAAPFLDVRAPGDPVPRWEKRKPYSTDDVALLLRHAGMQDAVIVVLGAHVGLRATEMTTLLRKDLHLDAPEPYLTVTGKRQRRQEVALSPTAIKVLRTWLAATPNYGPRVLTIHTRQSVENALKRLCQEAGVRYGGREVHGLRHSAGTRIYSESGDLLAVRDHLRHRTVDSSEIYVDYARAGRKKPVGDW from the coding sequence ATGAGCCTGGAGCTGATGGCCGCCAACCTCGACCTCCAGGGCCGCGCCGACCGGGTGGCCCACCTGGATCCCGACAGTCTGAAGAAGGCCGCGCTAAGGGCGGCCCGCGACACAGACGCTGAGGGCTTATGGGCGCTGCTCGAGGCGTATCTGGTGACGCGTGGGGGCCGGGGCGCGCGCGTGAGCGTCAACACCCTGGGGGCCTACCGCACGGGCCTCGATACCTTTCTGGCCTGGGCAGCTCCCGCGGGTGTCAGCCTGCTCCGTCCAGGACCAAACGCGGGGTTCCGGTACGTCCGGCACCTGGAAGGCGCGGGCCTGGCCCCCAGTAGCGTGCGCGTGCGCCTGAGCGCGGGCAAGGCTTTGTATGCCGCTCTGCGCTGGACGGGGGCCTGCGAGGCCGCGCCCTTCCTGGACGTGCGGGCTCCCGGTGATCCGGTGCCGCGGTGGGAAAAGCGCAAGCCCTACTCCACCGACGATGTGGCGCTGCTGCTGCGACATGCGGGAATGCAGGACGCGGTGATCGTCGTCCTGGGCGCGCACGTGGGACTACGGGCGACGGAGATGACGACGCTACTGAGAAAGGACCTGCATTTAGACGCGCCTGAGCCATACCTAACCGTGACGGGCAAGCGACAGCGACGCCAGGAGGTGGCGCTCTCCCCCACTGCGATCAAAGTGCTCCGGACATGGCTGGCCGCGACGCCCAATTATGGCCCCCGGGTGCTGACCATTCACACCCGTCAGAGCGTGGAGAACGCCCTCAAGCGGCTGTGTCAGGAGGCGGGCGTGCGCTACGGGGGCCGTGAGGTTCACGGCCTGCGTCACAGCGCGGGCACCCGGATCTACAGCGAGAGTGGGGATCTGCTGGCCGTGCGGGACCACCTGCGCCACCGTACCGTCGACAGTAGCGAGATTTACGTAGACTACGCCCGGGCGGGCCGCAAGAAGCCTGTGGGTGACTGGTGA
- a CDS encoding type II toxin-antitoxin system HigB family toxin, translating into MNVLAKKTLLQFAAQYPEAHVALLTWFDLASKAEFTSFAEVRAVFPTASWVGPEYIVFNIKGNHFRLIATVDFTFRKIRVKEFMRHSEYDRWKP; encoded by the coding sequence ATGAATGTGCTCGCGAAAAAGACGCTGCTTCAATTTGCAGCCCAATATCCTGAAGCACATGTCGCCCTGCTTACCTGGTTCGACCTTGCCAGCAAAGCGGAGTTCACTTCGTTTGCAGAAGTGCGGGCCGTCTTTCCCACCGCCAGCTGGGTTGGGCCTGAGTACATCGTGTTCAACATCAAAGGAAACCACTTCCGTCTGATCGCTACCGTGGATTTTACCTTCAGAAAAATCAGGGTCAAGGAGTTCATGAGGCATTCGGAGTACGACCGCTGGAAACCGTAA